AAGTGAATGGCAAGAAATTGTCCGCCGATCTTGAACCGAGCACAACGCTGCTCGATGCCTTGCGCGACCGGTTCAACCTGACGGGAGCCAAGCGCGTCTGTGATCGCGGCGAATGCGGCGCATGCACCGTAATTATGGACGGGCGGGCCGTGTACGCTTGCCAGACTCTCGCAATCGATGCGCAAGGCAAAAAGATCAAGACCGTCGAGTCACTGGTTTTGCAGGAGGGCGCGGGAGCGAGAGGCGGCCACGTATCTCTGGAAGGCTGGAAGTTGGACCCGATACAGCAGGCATTCGTGCAACACGACGCGCAACAGTGCGGGTTCTGCACTCCCGGTTTCGTGATGGCTTCCAAGGCCCTGCTGGATCGGAACCCCAAGCCCACACCGGAACAAGTGATTCAAGGCCTCAGCGGTAACTATTGCCGCTGTGGAACCTACAAGGGATTAAAGGCGGCGCTTGCGAGTGTGGCTTCGCATTCCGCAGCAGATATTAATAAGAAGAGGGGGAAGTAACGGATGCCTCCGACTAGAACACCCTATTCCTGGCCCGACGCCCCCGAGCGCAAACTTATTGGCAAGCGTGTCACTCGCGTTGACGGCGCGATCAAAGCGGCCGGCGCGGCAAAATACACGTACGATCAGCATCCGGCAGGCATGATTTATGCACGCATGCTGGGCTGTCCCCACGCGCACGCACGCATCACAGCGCTCGACACAAGCGCAGCGGAGAAAATTGCAGGCGTTCGTGCCGTGTACATAATCCAGAAGCCCGGGACGGAAATCTTCTGGGCCGGTGATGAAATCGTCGCCGTTGCTGCCGACAGCGAGAGAATCGTCGATCGGGCGATCGATGCAATCAAGGTGGAGTACGAAGTACTTCCGCACCTCGTCTCTGATCATGAACCACCGGCAAACATCGCGAGCACGTCCGGTCCAGCCTCTGTAGAAGACTTGCGGGGGATGTTCGAGAACCAAACGCCGGATGGCGAGATCATCGCGTACGTCGCGACGAACGGGATCAGTTTCCAACCGACAGAAGACATGCTGAAAACCATGGCTGGGTTCGGCGTGGCACCGGCTGTTTTGAACGCCATAAAGGGCGCCACGGAGAAGCCCGCAGTCCCTAAGCAGCCAAGCTTCTACAAGCAGTCGCCGGCGCAAGTGGAGGGTACTCCGGATTCCGCGTTCAAGCAGGACGGGGTTGTTGTTTCCGAGGGCGTCTACGGCGCGTCTGTCATCGCCCACTGCTGCATGGAGGCACACGGTACGGTTTGCGAGTGGCCGGATAAAGATAGTCTCAACGTCTTCATATCCACGCAGAACGTGTCCGGCATTGCTCCCCAGATGGCCGGTCCATTGAAGATTAGCGCCGACAAGATTCACGTCCACCAGGACCACATGGGTGGCGGGTTCGGCAGCAAGTTCGGTCCCGACCGCTGGGGAATTGTGAATGCGGAACTTTCGCGCATGGCGGGCGGCAAGCCCGTCCGCCTAATGCTCGATCGCGATCGCGAACTGCAAGTCGCGGGCGCGCGTCCCTCCGCTTACGCTCGCGTCAAGATCGCTGCTCAAAAGGATGGCGCGATTGTCGCGTGGCAATCCTTTGGATGGGGCACTGGCGGACCAGGCGGTGGCGGATCTCCGCCTCTTCCCTACGTGTTTGAAATCCCCAACAGGCGAGTCCAGCACACGGCAGTCGTGAACCATATTGGCCCGGCGCGCGCATGGCGTGCTCCGAACCATCCGCAGGCAGCGCTCATTACCATGTCGGCGTTGGACGACCTGGCTGCTGCTCTGCACATGGACCCACTCGATTTCTTCCTGAAGAACATCGACATGACCGGCGCACGCTCGGCGAATTACAGCGAGGAGTTTGGAATTGCTGCCGACCTCATGGGATGGAAATCCAAGTGGCGCTCACGAGAAGTGAATTCGAAAGACAAGAGCACAGTCAAACGCGGGCTTGGGCTCTCATTACACACATGGGGTGGACGCGGTCACCGCTCCGAGTGCGACCTTACAATCCATCCTGATGGCGCTGTTGAGATCAAGACGGGCACACAGGACCTTGGCACCGGCACTCGAACCTGCATCCTGATGGTCGCCGCCGATACGCTCGGTGTCCCAATGAGTCAGTTAAGTCTTCTCATTGGCGATAACAAGTACCCGGTATCTGGGACTTCCGGCGGTTCCACCACGATCGGCGGAGTCAGTGCGGCGACCCGGCGCGCGGCAGTGGACGCCCGTGCTGCGCTGCTGGAACGCGTTGCCCCGGCACTCGAGGCCAAACCAGAAGAACTCGATATTGCTGACGGCGCGATCTACGTGAAGGCTGCACCCTCGCGCAAGCTGACGTGGAAGCAAGCCTGCCAGAAGATCGGTCCCGTGCCACTGACGATACGTGGCGTAAATCCGGATCGTAGCAAGCTCCCCGACCTGACAAATGCGGGAGTAGCCGGCGTACAGATGGCTGAAGTCACAGTGGACACGGAAACCGGCATCGTGCGCGTGAAGAAGATGGTAGCCGTGCAGGACTGCGGCCTGATCGTGGACCTCGAGACCGCAGAGTCGCAAATTAACGGTGCGCTGATTATGGGCATCAGCTCGGCTCTGTATGAAGAAAAGATCCACGATCCAAACACGGGGCGCATGCTGAACCCGAATTTGGAGTTCTATCGACTGGCTGGCATTGGCGACATCCCTGAATTGGCCGTCCACATGATGACCGGCAAGGGCTACGATGAGCGCGGCGTCATTGGGCTTGGCGAGCCGCCTGTGATCTCGCCTGCCGCTGCAATCTCGAATGCCGTCGCCAACGCTATTGGCGTCCGCGTCGGCATGATCCCACTCACGCCCGAACGCGTACTTGCGGCGCTGGAGAGGACACAAGCATGAAGGCTTTCGAATACGCGAGTCCTGTCGATGTGAACCAAGTCTCGGTCCTGCTAGAACGCGGGAAAGGCGCTATTCTGGCCGGTGGTACGGACTTGCTTGCGCTGATAAAGGGCGCGGTGGTCGAACCGAAGCGCCTCGTCAACATTAAAAGTATCGAGGGGCTCGAAGGCGTCGCATCGAGTAAGGGAGGGTTGCGCATTGGCGCCCTCGCTCGCCTGCAAGACCTGGCCGATAACGCGATAATTCGCACATCGTACCCTGCACTGGCTGAGGCATTGGACGAGGCAGCAAGTCCTCAGATACGCAACATGGCCACGATTGGCGGAAACCTTCTCCAGCGGCCGCGTTGCTGGTATTTCCGCAGCGGCTTCGGCCTGCTGGCACTGGATAGCACTGGTGAATCACTCGTGTTGAAGGGCGACAACCGGTATCACGCCATTCTCGGAAACGACGGCCCTGCCTACTTTGTTTCGCCGTCGACCATTGCTCCCGCTCTGATCGCGTACGATGCGAAGGTCACGATCCTCGGGAACAATGGCAAGCGGCGAATCACCCCGCTTCAGGACCTCTACCGCATTCCGAAGCAGAGAGAAGATGTCGAGCACGCCCTGACGCCCGGCGAAGTGCTTACGGAAATCAACATCCCCCCGGCGGCAGCGAACACAAAGGCGGCCGTCTACGAGGTAAGACAGAAGCATGCTTTCGATTGGCCGCTTGCTACTGCTGCTGTCGTGCTTCGGATGAATGGCAATACTGTGCAATCCGCTCGTGTAGCAATGGGACATGTGGCTCCGATTCCGTGGATCTCGACAGAAGCAGAGGCCGTCCTCGCAGGCAAGCCGCTCAACGAACAGACGATCTTTGCCGCGGCCAGCGCTGCGGTCCAGAAGGCAAAGAGCCTCGGCCAAAACGGCCACAAGATTCAGTGCGCACGGACCGCCGTAAAGCGCGCGATCATGAAGGCTGCCGGACTTCCGGTGGCATAGGAGAACAAAGTTTCCATGCTTTGCGATTCCGACCGCTTCGATAAGAACCGCCCGGACCTTTGCCCCTCACTGCGGTGGAAGGGCATGTTTATATTGGCGGAACGAGATCCCTCCGTTCCGCCCACCAACGACGGCCTGTGCTGGTGTGGGCACACGCAGAACTGCATAGGCCCTGACGGCAGACTCGCAGAGCCGGGTGAGTGCTCGGACACTACCCGCAACTGTCACGGCAGCAACTGCGATTAGATCGGTGCTTCGCGAGTGGACGCCGGCTGCTATCGCGGTTGTCACTCTACACACTCTTGGAGAAGTGGATGTTTCGTAAAATTCTCGTCGCAATCAGCTTCATGCTTTTCGCAACCTTGGCCTTGGCGGCCGGACCGGGGAAGGTGGAACAGACGGCAGCATTTTCCGATGCGTCTGCGCCTGCGAACATCACGGCGGCACTCGCGCCTCAAGGCTATCGGCTGACGCTCTATGACGGCACCGTGGTGGACGTGTGGCTGCGCAATTCGATTCCTGTCGTTAAGCAGGCGAATTCAGCAGCCGTCTATCCTGAGCTCGCGCCATCCACATTCGTTGGGGTAATCAGTTTCCGTACTCAAAGAAGCGACTTCCGCGGACTCCCGGTGAAAGCCGGCACGTACACGATGAGGTACGAAGCGCTGCCCGAAGACGGCAACCACATGGGAGTGGCGGCCCAACCGGATTTTGTGCTGCTGGTTCCCATCGGTGCCGATCCCGGTCCTGACGCCAAGCCATCAACGGCCGAACTGCTGAAACTCAGCGCAAAGGCCACAGGCATATCCCATCCTGCCTCGTTCAGCATGGTTCCGATTGAGGGTGCAAGTGGATTCCCATCGCTGTTCTACACCTCGGAGGGATTCGCGGCGTTCGCCGCCGAGGCAACCACGCAATCGGGCAAGCTGCCCTTGGCGCTGGTGGTGAAAGGCGTAGCGCAGCAATAGCATATTTTCAGAACTCACTTCGGTAACAGCGTAGGTCGTAGTTCGACTTCGCCCGCGCATATCGACGAGAGAGAACGTTTGGCGCTCGTTTATAAGAATGACAAACTTTCAGACATAGCTTCCAGTTCTTCGGCCAATCGTTCCGCAGTATGCTCTACCTTTATGTCTGATCCGCACTTGTCCAGCCCTCCGCGGATCTGCATCATGCATCCAGGGCAGTCCATCAATACCAGGGAACTGCCCGTTTCGCTGATGTTCTTCACCTTGCGCTCAAGGATTGGGGCTGAGATTTCCGGCAGTTTCAGCGAATACGACCCACCCATTCCGCAACACGTATCGCATTCCGCCATTTCGACCAGTTCATAACCAGCCTTCGTCATGAGCTCACGAGGCGGCTGGTCAGCCTTCAGCGTCCGTTTGAGGTGGCAGGAGTCGTGATAAGTGAAGGTGCTCATTTTCTTTCCGGGCTTGAATCTGAGCCGTCCCTCGTCAACAAGCTTCTTTACTAATGTAGAAAAGTCGATCACCTTGGCCGAGAGTTCCCTGGCAGCTTCAATGCACTCGGTTTGGCCGAGGCTCTGGAACGTGCTGATGAAATCCTGCTTCAGTGCCACGGTGCAGGTGGGACAGGCCGAGACAACATATTGCACACCTTCTTCGAGCAACGCTGAGATGTTGTCCTCGGCATTCTTGGCAGCGACCTCATAGGCGCCGCTGTAGCGCGCAGGCGCTCCGCAGCAAGTCTGCTTCTCGGGGAAGGTAACTTCGATTCCTGCCTTGTTCAAAATCTTAATAACGGACTCGCCAATTTCCGGATAAGCAAAGTCCACGAGACAGCCGGCATAAAACGCCGCTTTTTCCTTGCACTTAGGCTGATTGATTTTCTTGAACCGGTCCCGCAGAGGCTCTTCCGCAATTGCCGGGAGGCTTCGGAAGCTGGTCATATCCGACAGGAACATCGGAAGATGGCGGATAAGCCCGTTCTTGTTGAAGGGCTTCTGCGCGAGAGAGGCGGCGCGCAGCATGGAGTGAAACAGCTTGCGATTATTCACCACCGAGAAGATGGCCTTCTGCGCCCGAGGCTGACCCTTTTCGACGGCAATCCGCCGTCGCAGTTCCAGAATTAGTGCCGGAATGTCGATCTTGCCCGGGCAGACCTCGGCGCAGTTGCCACACTGAATACACAGGCTTTGGATATCATCCGCGGCTTCGAGCCCGTCGAAGCAGGCCGTGAGAATGATGCCGATGCCGCCCGTATACACCTTGCCGAACACGTGACCGCCCACCAACCGGAATACTGGGCAGACGTTCAAGCACGATGCGCAGCGCACACATTGGAGCGCCTGCTTGAACTTCGGGTCCTGCGCCGTTTCCGTGCGGCGGCTGTCCATGAGGATAATGTGCAGGTCCTTAGGCGTGCCGTCTGTATTGGGCACCGGGCCGCTAATGATCGACACGTAGCTGGTCAGCAACTGGGCGGTCGCGCTTCGGGGCAGTGCGGTCAGGATCGGCACTACGTCGTCGAACTTCGCCAGGAGCTTTTCGATTCCTACGATCGCTACGTGAATCCTTGGCAGCGTGGTGACCAGCCGAGCGTTGCCTTCGTTGGTGACGATGACGATGCTGCCGGTTTCCGCCACCGCCATATTGGCGCCCGTGATGCCCAAATCAGCGTCAAGGAATTTTGCGCGCAGCTTCTCGCGCGCAAACGCCACCAACCGGGGAATATCCGGGGGTTGCCCTGCCTCCACTTCCCTGCTGAATGTTTCGGCGACCTCTTCCTTGAGCATGTGTATCGCCGGCATAACCATGTGCGAAGGCGTCTGGTGTGCCAGTTGAATAATCCACTCCCCCAGATCGGTCTCGTTGACTGCAATGCCGGCCTTCTCGAGGTAGGGATTCAGATGTATCTCCTCGGATGCCATCGACTTCGACTTGACCACGGTCTTAACGCCGTTGTGCTGCGCGAGCCTGAGGATGTAATCCCTTACCGCTTCAGGACTGTTGGCTCGGAACACCTTGGCTCCGCGTGCCTCCGCATTGAATTTGAATTGCTCTGCCAGCTCTTCAAGATGTGCAGCGGCGTACGATTTTCGTTCTGCGATCTGCGTGCGGAGCGTCTCGAATTCGATGCCCTCGTAAGCTTTGGACCGGCTTACGCGGTAAGCCTCAGAAAATCTACCTAGCGCGCCCGTGAGGTTCGGATTGTTAATGGCCGTGTTGATTGACTGGCGGAACTCTTTTTTCATCACCGAATCCTTACGTGAGCTCATCGACAGCGACGATAACCAGTCGCTTTGGTCCATGCACGCCGATGGTAAGCACGCGTTCGATATCGGCTGTGCGACTGGGTCCGGTGATGAAGGAGAAATAGTTAATTTCTTTTATGTTCACCCTGGACAGGAGTGCTGGTAAGTCGGGCAGGATGTTGCCGGTTGCCACGATTGCGATGTGAATTTCGGGGAGTGTCGAGACCAAGCGCTGTTCGACCGCGGTGGCATCCTGGACGAGCGTGCCAGTGTTCGAAATGCCCCAGTGCATCTGGCTGATCCCGATTCTCGCTCCGGCCGCATTCTCGCGATTCACATTGAATCGTAGGCCGGGCACTTCTTCGCAAAGTCGGCTCTTGTCGAATCCATTCAGAAGCGGGCAGTCGGCCCACAATGCGAATCCATTGCTCTCACTTGTCTCGTGCGCGACGAAATTACAGATGAAATCGACTGCCTGCGCCTTTGCAGCAAAGCGGTACACTTCTGCGCTCACCGTCGCCGCTCTTGTCTTGAAGAGATCAAATATCGGGTCCATGCTCACCAGCAAACTCCGAAGATGGAATCATCGTTTCGATTCGAGCGGAATAAGAAAACCGTGCGGCACACTTGTCTTGCATCACGCGTGGCCGCACGGTCAGTGTCAACATCACATCGCTCTTCTCTGCTTATTTCACGGGAACGAGTTTCACGGAAACCAGCGTCAGCCCGAGATTTTGCGCAGCTTCTATCTTCTCCGGCATCAGGTTGAGCGTGTATTGCCCTGCCTTGTCGATTTTCACGCGCCCGATGTTTGAAACAACATGCTTCCAGTAGGGGCTGGTGGGGTCCTGCTCAACGTTGTCGCGATTGACCGTGCCCGCCACCTGCTGGCCGGCAACTTCGACGCCCACCTTGTGTCCACCTTCCCACGCCTTGCCATACTTCTGTTCCGAGCTCAAGAGTTGAACCTCAAATTCTCCAGGACGGCTGACGCGAACTTTCCAGCTCATCCATTCTCCCGTGTTCGTCCAACGCTCCACGACGCCGCGGCTGTCGAAGCGCAGTCCTGGCCCAGAGGCGGTTTTGTGGACCTCGCCGAGAAATGCGGGCAAGGCCAATTGTCCGTTGGGCTGCTGAACAACTGCACGCTCAACCTTGGGTGCTCCGTCGATCTCAAGCACCACGACGGAATCAATTGCGTCGGGTGCGGATGACGGGAGAGCCACGTGTAATGAACCGTCGGTTCTTTTCGTCACATTAAGGTTGCGTTTGTTTGCTAGAAGGTAGGCCTTCTTCACTTTGTTCTGCAGCCCGTTGAGGACGATTTCGTTTCGCCAATCGAACAGGTGGAGGTAAAGCTTGCCCGGCTTTGAAGTGATCAAGCCGAAGTCCTGCTCGTACCGGAAAATGCTGCCTCCGGCGCCGTAGATCGATTCGCCATTGACGCTGAGCCACTTACCGACTTCCGCAAGTCGCTCTACGCTCGGTGCAGGAATGACGCCGGTGGCGTCAGGCCCAACGTTCAGCAGGTAGTTGCCGCCCCCGCTGACCGTTCGTACTAACTGGCGGACCAGAACCGGCACGGGCTTCCAGTCGGAGTCGTTCTTCTTGAAGCCCCAAGTGTGGTTCATCGTTACGGGCGCTTCCCAGTCCTTCTTCACAACGCCGACCGTAATCTGGTTGTCGCCGGTCGAGTCATAGTCGCCTACACCGTTGCCAACGCGACCGCTAACCAGACAACTCGGCTGTAGTTTGTGAACGAAATTCGCCAGGTCCTGGCTTTGCTCTTTGTCCATGATCTTGGGCGTGTCAAACCAGATCAGGCTGATCGGACCGTAGTTCGTCAGCAGTTCACGTACCTGCGGTTTTACTTTCGCTTCAAGGTAAGCAGAAAAAGCCTCCTTGGACGGCTCCTTAAAATCCCAGTCGTTGCCGAAACCATTCGGCTCGTGCCAGTCCTGCGTCTGGGAATAATAGAAGCCAAGCTTAATGCCGGCCTTCTGGCAGGCGGCGGCCAGTTCCTTCAGCGGGTCACGGCGGAATGGTGTCGCGTCAACGATGTTGAACTTGCTGGCGTCACTCTTGAAGATCGCAAACCCGTCATGGTGTTTCGAGGTGATGACGATGTACTTCACGCCAGCTTGCTTTGCGATCCGCACCCACTCCTCGGCGTTGAACTTCGTTGGATTGAATTGCGGGGCGAGAGCCTCATACTCAGAAACCGGAATCTTGGCGCGGTTCATGATCCACTCGCCGATTCCGGGAACTTCACGCCCCTTCCATTCACCGGCAGGCACTGCGTACAGTCCCCAATGGATAAACATTCCAAACCGCGCTTCGCGCCACGATTGCAACGCCTTCTCGGTAGCCGGGGATAAGGCCGGTTTCCGGCCCCAGGCAGTACTAGCCATAGCCAACAGCAACAGAACTGTAATAGAAAGCCTACGTATCATGATTCCACCTGCATCACTTCTGTTGGTTTGAGCAACTTACTTCCACTCTTATACGCTCTTCCAGTAAAAAGCCCAATAATAACGCTAACGTGATCGCAGCCAGCTACTCTAGAATGCAAAAGCGCATCCAGCGCAGGGCAGGCTTTTGTTGGCCGTCCGAGGCCAGCCGCCTTTAGCACGTGGAACCAGCGTTGCGCATCACGCAGTAGCGAATTCATCGTAATTACATGCCCCAAGAGAGGACCCTTAAATTTAATGTCGATGCATATAGGCCGGACGTGCCGTTTGATGTTCCTGGTTTTCCTGCTGAGCTATCAGTCGTTCGCTGCGTTAAGCGCTAAGCAACCGACGGCGGACTCGAGTGTCGGGTCCTTCAAGCAGGTCTCGAATGCGGAAGAACTCAAGGCTGCAATAGTGTCGGCTAAGCCCGGCGACACCATCGCCATGCGCGATGGGACCTGGAAGGATATCAACATCGTCCTTAGTGCCGCGGGGACAGCATCAGCACCAGTCACCCTGCGCGCGCAGACTCCAGGAAAAGTGATTCTAACGGGTGGATCTACCCTGACGTACACCGCGCCGTATGTAAACGTGGAAGGCCTTTTATTCCGCGACGGCGCGCTGACCTCCGGCTCCGTGGTGACATTCAAGTCCGATCACGGCAAGTTATTGAGTAGCGCAATCATCAACTACAACCCACCGGACCCGCTTACCAAGTACTACTGGGTGTTCTTCGAGGGCAGCGACAACCTTGTCGAACGCTGCTCCTTCAAGGAGAAGACCAACATGCAGCCGTTGATAGGCAACGGCATTCAGGGAGCGCGCCGCAACGCTGTTGTCCGAAACCACATCAGCGACATGGGCTCAAGCCATGGCCGCAATGGAATGGAGATGTTCCGCATCTGGGGCTACGGCGGTAGTGAGGAACTGGGGGACGACGGCGCCTACTTCACAGTCGCCGAGAATCTCTTGGAACGCGCTGATGGCGAAGGCATGGAGATCATCTCGCTGAAATCAAACCGCAATCGCGTATTGAATAACACCATTCGCGATACGATCGGCGGCATTACCAATCGCAGCGGCAATTTCAATACAATCGCCGGCAACGTTATCCTCTGTGGCGGCCGGCGCGGGGCCTATGGGATGCGTACCACGGGCCAGCAGCAGCGCATTTACGACAACTATATTTCCAATTGCGAATACGGAATCATGCTAATGAGCGGCGAATATATCGACCGCGATTTGACGGGCAAATACGAGCCGATCAAGCGTGAAGGAACGCCGCTGGGCCGTGTACCGCGCTACGGATGGGTAAAGCAAATCGAGGTCGCGCGCAATACCCTGGTGGACAATTCCGGCCCCGACATCACCGTCGGCGGCAACTACAAGAGTGGCTGGCCTGGCGCTCAGCGCGTGCTTTTACCCGAGGACAATTTGATCGCAAACAATCTGATCATAAAGACTAAGGGCAGCACGGTTCTTGAGACGACAGTTCAGGACAGCCAAGCCCCGCTTGACGGATTCAGCTTCAAGCCCAACCGGTTCGCTTCGAATGTTGTATTCGGAGGTGAAGCTGTGATCCCGGAGGGGTTCACACGGGCTGGAGCGGACAAGATGCCCCCGGCTCCGCAAGTTAAACCCCTGACGGTCGCCGACGTGGGTCCGGAGTGGATGAGGAAATAATCGGTACGCAACAGAAGTCGAACAAAAGAGTAACCCCGTCTGTGCAGGCGGGGTTACTCTTTGGTTCCATGTGGGCGCATTGCGCTACGTCCTGGTTTGACGCCGTTCGTCGTGAACGGCGACCAGTTCGATGCCTTTTCCCCTGGAACTGAGGTTGCGGCTGTATTGCTTATCCTTCCCATTGTTCCAGTGCTCATGAACACCGAGGCTGGCCAGCGCCGTGCCGTCCGGTTTGTAAACCGTGCCCGATGCCGCCTTTGAAGCCTGCGCAGCTTCGTGCAGATAATTGTCGGCATGAAGGTCGTGACCGCGGCCTCGACTTGAAGCCAAGTACCCGCCAAACTCCGAATGCAGGAAATCCAGGCCGACGGAATCGATAGCTACCGGATCTAATGACATCAAATAGCTGCTCGACCACTGGCCGCCAAAGAGCCTGGCCCAGCCGGCAAATTCCGCAATGACTGGGTCGTTCGCGTCCCGCGTGCCAAAAAGCGCGTCCACCATGAACAGGATCGTCTTGCCACCGAGCTGCCGCGTGCCGATCAAATCGACAAACGGGTTGTAAATGCCCATCTTGTGCTGCCACGTGTTGATGAACATCTTATGGTCACGCCCGTCGATGGAACCGTAATGGTTTTTGGCTGTTAGTGTGAACCCGCACGTGGGATGGCCTTTGAGCAGCGCCATGTTGATGATGTACTTGGACTGAAAAACTACTTCCGGAACGCTCGTACCGCAGGTGTTGTTTTCCGTCACCGAATATGAGAAGGCATTCTTATGCCAGGTTAGTGGCTGCCGGCCATTCACTCCGTCACCCTTCGAATCCATCCAGATGACCTTGGGGAACTCGGCGTGACACGGCTTGTAAATTCGGTCAGGGATCACGCGCACGGCTTCATACACGACGATGTTGTCCTGAGGCACGCCCGCGTTATGGACAAGCTGGCGCAAGATCGCCAAGACTGACTGCGGAGCTGCATCAACCTGGTCGTCCACGTCGGCGTAGCCGGCATAACAGTTGTTGCAATTAACCTTGAGAGCGACCACCTCGCCCTTGCGATACCCAACATTGCCGCTTTTGTTAGTCCGGTTGTGATGGTGGAAGATTTTTTCCCAGGCTTGGCGGTCATTCTTTGCCCCTGCCAGGGCTCGCAGAGAGCGTGAAACCATGCTATCAACTGCGGTCTGATTGATTCCGGTATTGTCATCCCACCAATGTGAGCCAGTGTTGAGATCGCCCTTCCACGGCGTTGCAGAGGAATCGCGCACCCAAACAACGCGTCCGGGGAAAATACCTTTGG
The nucleotide sequence above comes from Clostridia bacterium. Encoded proteins:
- a CDS encoding polysaccharide lyase 6 family protein gives rise to the protein MSMHIGRTCRLMFLVFLLSYQSFAALSAKQPTADSSVGSFKQVSNAEELKAAIVSAKPGDTIAMRDGTWKDINIVLSAAGTASAPVTLRAQTPGKVILTGGSTLTYTAPYVNVEGLLFRDGALTSGSVVTFKSDHGKLLSSAIINYNPPDPLTKYYWVFFEGSDNLVERCSFKEKTNMQPLIGNGIQGARRNAVVRNHISDMGSSHGRNGMEMFRIWGYGGSEELGDDGAYFTVAENLLERADGEGMEIISLKSNRNRVLNNTIRDTIGGITNRSGNFNTIAGNVILCGGRRGAYGMRTTGQQQRIYDNYISNCEYGIMLMSGEYIDRDLTGKYEPIKREGTPLGRVPRYGWVKQIEVARNTLVDNSGPDITVGGNYKSGWPGAQRVLLPEDNLIANNLIIKTKGSTVLETTVQDSQAPLDGFSFKPNRFASNVVFGGEAVIPEGFTRAGADKMPPAPQVKPLTVADVGPEWMRK
- a CDS encoding DUF362 domain-containing protein, with protein sequence MKLFDIAMKSWRNFVTGSRSIGKQGDSGRRRFLESSAGMIGLCCSLLPERLLHAAEVPEKADKPVAELPDRTPGWVPSDPPNSPIGDAKGIFPGRVVWVRDSSATPWKGDLNTGSHWWDDNTGINQTAVDSMVSRSLRALAGAKNDRQAWEKIFHHHNRTNKSGNVGYRKGEVVALKVNCNNCYAGYADVDDQVDAAPQSVLAILRQLVHNAGVPQDNIVVYEAVRVIPDRIYKPCHAEFPKVIWMDSKGDGVNGRQPLTWHKNAFSYSVTENNTCGTSVPEVVFQSKYIINMALLKGHPTCGFTLTAKNHYGSIDGRDHKMFINTWQHKMGIYNPFVDLIGTRQLGGKTILFMVDALFGTRDANDPVIAEFAGWARLFGGQWSSSYLMSLDPVAIDSVGLDFLHSEFGGYLASSRGRGHDLHADNYLHEAAQASKAASGTVYKPDGTALASLGVHEHWNNGKDKQYSRNLSSRGKGIELVAVHDERRQTRT